In Rouxiella sp. WC2420, the following proteins share a genomic window:
- a CDS encoding DUF3757 domain-containing protein — translation MNRFKYILLTVLLAIASHQAAAHSQKQACPATPSIGNAQDSVFRASAESGEWSGILPGKNPDSKTVIPFTQTLIIQDNKTGVAQFQYCTQKITGHEKPSEMGLNIDSQKHLIITTTGTIGQDKTSSLGLTHITCEKTAPENCTFTIQIKD, via the coding sequence ATGAATAGATTTAAGTATATTCTACTAACTGTTTTATTGGCGATCGCCTCGCATCAGGCTGCCGCTCATAGCCAAAAGCAAGCTTGCCCTGCAACACCAAGTATTGGCAATGCCCAAGATAGTGTATTTCGCGCCTCAGCCGAATCAGGTGAATGGTCAGGTATTTTACCGGGCAAAAACCCTGACAGTAAAACAGTCATTCCATTTACACAGACACTTATTATTCAAGATAATAAAACGGGGGTTGCACAATTTCAGTATTGCACCCAAAAAATAACCGGACATGAGAAGCCCTCTGAAATGGGTTTAAATATTGATAGTCAAAAACATCTGATAATTACCACCACGGGTACCATCGGGCAAGATAAAACATCCAGCTTAGGGTTAACACATATTACCTGCGAAAAAACAGCTCCGGAAAACTGTACTTTTACAATACAAATAAAAGATTGA
- the xseA gene encoding exodeoxyribonuclease VII large subunit: MPLPSSPPIFTVSRLNQTVRELLENEMGQVWLSGEISNFSQPSSGHWYFTLKDARAQVKCAMFRNSNRRTTFRPQNGQQVLVRASITLYEPRGDFQLIAESMQPAGDGLLQQQFEQLKQTLSAEGLFDIEHKQPLPSPAKCVGVITSASGAALHDILQVLKRRDPSLPVVIYPTAVQGVDAPLQIVKAITLANQRQECDVLIVGRGGGSLEDLWSFNDERVARAIYNSRLPIVSAVGHETDVTIADFVADLRAPTPSAAAELISRNQLELLRQIQSQQQRLEMAMDYYLAQMTQRFTRLNHRLQQQHPHLRLARQQTALFKLRSRMDEAMQNHLRRLLRRAQNLQQRLNQHQPQRRIHQLQQRVQKLQYRLQQSMTAQLGEHRQNFSTAVTQLEAVSPLATLARGYSVTTTPQGALLKKTAQTAAGEMLKTRLADGWIESEVKSLHLEEKPAEKKPRKRAAAAKKTE, from the coding sequence ATGCCGCTACCTTCTTCGCCACCCATTTTTACCGTAAGCCGCCTAAATCAGACGGTTCGCGAGTTGCTGGAAAACGAAATGGGTCAGGTCTGGCTCTCCGGCGAAATTTCCAACTTCTCCCAACCTTCTTCCGGCCACTGGTATTTCACGCTGAAAGACGCGCGCGCCCAGGTCAAATGCGCGATGTTTCGCAACAGCAATCGCCGCACCACTTTCCGTCCGCAAAATGGTCAGCAGGTATTGGTACGCGCCTCCATCACCCTGTACGAACCACGCGGTGACTTTCAGCTAATCGCCGAAAGCATGCAGCCTGCCGGTGATGGCTTGTTGCAGCAACAGTTTGAGCAGTTGAAACAAACCTTGTCTGCGGAAGGTCTGTTTGATATCGAGCACAAGCAACCGCTGCCCTCTCCGGCCAAATGTGTCGGGGTCATTACCTCGGCCAGCGGTGCCGCCCTGCACGATATTCTTCAGGTTTTGAAACGCCGCGATCCTTCTCTGCCGGTGGTGATTTACCCGACAGCGGTGCAAGGTGTCGATGCGCCGTTGCAAATTGTTAAAGCTATTACTTTGGCCAACCAGCGTCAGGAATGCGACGTGCTGATAGTCGGGCGCGGCGGTGGTTCGCTGGAAGATTTATGGAGCTTTAACGACGAACGCGTTGCACGAGCGATATATAACAGTCGCTTGCCGATTGTCAGCGCCGTGGGTCATGAAACTGACGTCACTATCGCCGATTTTGTCGCCGACCTGCGCGCGCCAACGCCTTCTGCCGCTGCCGAACTGATCAGCCGTAACCAGCTTGAACTGCTGCGTCAGATTCAGTCACAGCAGCAGCGACTTGAAATGGCGATGGATTACTATCTGGCTCAGATGACCCAGCGTTTTACACGTTTAAATCATCGGCTTCAGCAGCAACATCCTCACTTGCGTCTGGCGCGCCAGCAAACCGCGCTGTTCAAGCTGCGTAGCCGCATGGACGAGGCAATGCAAAATCATCTGCGTCGCCTGCTGCGCCGTGCGCAGAATCTCCAGCAGCGCCTGAATCAGCATCAACCACAGCGTCGCATCCACCAGTTGCAGCAGCGAGTGCAAAAGCTGCAGTATCGCCTGCAGCAGTCAATGACAGCGCAGCTTGGGGAACATCGTCAGAATTTTAGTACTGCTGTGACGCAACTGGAGGCGGTAAGCCCCCTGGCAACGCTGGCTCGCGGTTATAGCGTCACCACGACCCCTCAGGGCGCATTGTTGAAGAAAACCGCGCAGACGGCGGCGGGAGAGATGTTAAAAACGCGACTGGCCGATGGCTGGATAGAAAGCGAAGTCAAAAGTCTGCATCTGGAAGAAAAGCCTGCCGAGAAGAAGCCTCGTAAACGCGCGGCTGCGGCAAAAAAAACCGAGTAA